A window of Flavobacterium psychrophilum genomic DNA:
AAAACCTAGAAGAAAAAGTCATAATTTCTACGAAAACGCTTTCAAACTCAAACTTTTCCCGTTATTTTGCACTTATATATACGTTTAAATCCTGTTCTTAGATGCTTTCATTAAATTTTTCCGGCTTTAAATATGAAACTGGCACAGACGAAGCTGGTCGCGGATGCCTCGCCGGCCCTGTAACCGCTGCAGCCGTTATCTTACCGGAAGATTTTAAACTTGATCTTTTAAATGACTCAAAACAGTTATCCGAAAAAATAAGAGAACACCTTCGACCACTAATTCAGGAAAAAGCACTTTGCTATCATGTTACAAATATTGAGCCTGAAATTATAGATGAGATAAATATTCTTAACGCCTCAATAAAAGCGATGCAGGAATGTATCGTGAAACTAACTCCTATTCCGGAATACATCATCGTTGATGGCAACAGATTTAAACCTGTAAACGATATACCGCACAGCTGTATTATTAAAGGAGACGGAAAATACCTGAGCATTGCGGCAGCCTCTATACTTGCTAAAACATACAGGGATGATTACATGAATATGATACACGAGGAGTATCCTATGTATAACTGGAAGAAGAATAAGGGCTACCCAACTATGGAACATCGAGAAGCCATAAGAAAATACGGAATAACCAAATACCATCGCAAATCGTTTCGATTACTGCCGGAGCAAATGGAAATTGACTTTGGTTTTGATTATTCCGGATAATATTTTACACCTATATATATTATAGGTGTAGTGATTTTTCTTTCTGGAGAATTTCAGCATCAAAAAGTGCAGCAAAATGCTTAAGCACTTTTTCTTTTACTTCTTCTTCGTTTACAACTTCAACACCAAGCTCTGCATTTAAAGTTGCCACCGCTTTACCTTTTATACCGCATGGTATGATATTATCGAAGTAGCCCAGGTTTGCATTTACATTAAGCGCAAAGCCATGCATAGTTACCCAGCGTGAAGCCCTCACACCCATTGCGCATATTTTCCTGGCAAACGGAGTACCCGCATCCAGCCAAACTCCTGTTTCACCTTCACTGCGAACTCCATTAAGACCATATTCTGCAAGTGTAAGAATAATTACTTCTTCCAGAAAACGGAGGTACTTATGTATATCTGTAAAGAAATTTTCAAGATCAAGTATTGGATATCCTACTAACTGTCCGGGGCCGTGATATGTTATATCCCCTCCCCTGTTTATTTTGTAAAATGATGCGCCTTTTACCTCAAGCTGTTTTTCATTGAGAAGCAGATTTTCTATGTCACCGCTTTTACCCAATGTATATACATGTGGATGCTCTACGAATAGTAGATAATTTGGTGTTTCAAGCGTAAGCTCTTCCCTTCTGTTTCTTATTTTTATATCTAATACGTCCTGGAATAATTTTTCCTGGAATTCCCATGTCTCTTTATAGTCTTTAACCCCAAGGTCTGAAAACTGAACTTTTTTATTCATCGTCATTAACTCTAAAATCCATTACAAAATTACGAAACTTATCGGTCGGGATTACATAAGCCCGGATTCATAACAAATAAGCGATTTTAGCAGCTATAACACCAATTGGTTATTTGTTAATAATCATTATCTTTGCGGGCTTAAAAACATTATAAATCATGCAGCTTTCAGAACAAGAAATTATTCGTAGAGAAAAACTGGATGCGCTGAGAAACCTCGGCATCAATCCGTATCCCGCAAACCTTTATCCTGTAGACCACACATCTAAGAAGGTTAAGGAAGAATTTTCTGAAGGCAGGAAGGTGGTTGTTGCCGGTCGTTTAATGTCGATACGAGTTCAGGGTAAAGCCGCTTTCGCTGAACTTCAGGACAGCGAAGGCCGTATTCAGGTTTATGTTAACCGTGACGAGATTTGCCCCGGAGAAGACAAAACCCTTTATAATGAAGTATTTAAAAAACTTATAGATCTTGGTGATTTCGTAGGTTTTAAAGGTGAGCTTTTCACTACTCAGGTAGGTGAAAAATCTATTCGTGTACACGAGCTTACCCTTTTAAGCAAAACCCTTAGGCCATTGCCAATGCCAAAAACTGATGCCGACGGCAAAGTGTTTGACAGTTTTAGCGATCCTGAGCTTCGTTACCGCCAACGCTATGTTGACCTTGTAGTTAACCCGCAGGTTAAAGAAGTATTTGTTAAAAGAACAAAACTGTTCAACGCAATGCGTAATTTCTTTAACGAAAAAGGTTATTTTGAGGTTGAGACACCTGTATTACAACCTATTCCGGGTGGTGCAGCAGCAAGGCCTTTTGTAACACACCATAACAGCCTTGACATTCCTTTATACATGAGGATTGCTAACGAACTATACCTTAAAAGACTTATAGTTGGTGGTTTTGATGGTGTTTATGAATTCTCCAAAAACTTCCGTAATGAAGGTATGGACAGGACACACAACCCTGAATTTACCGCAATGGAAATATATGTAGCCTACAAAGACTACAACTGGATGATGGAATTTACCGAAAACCTTCTTGAGTATTGCGCAATTGAAGTTAACGGTACATCTGATGTTATTTTTGGCGAGCACCAGGTAAACTTCAAGGCACCTTATGCACGCGTAACAATGACCGATGCTATTAAGCAATTTACCGGTTTTGATATTACCGGGAAATCTGAGCAGGAGATATACGAAGCTGCCAAAGGCATGGGCATTGCTGTTGACGATACAATGGGTAAAGGAAAACTTATTGACGAGATTTTTGGTGAAAAATGTGAAGGTAACTTTATACAACCTACATTTATTACTGATTATCCGAAAGAAATGAGCCCGCTTTGTAAAGAGCACCGTGATAACCCGGAACTTACAGAACGTTTTGAACTTATGATATGTGGTAAAGAGATCGCTAATGCATATTCTGAGCTTAACGACCCTATAGACCAGAGAGAACGTTTTGAAGCTCAGCTTAAATTATCTGAAAGAGGTGATGTTGAAGCTGCTCAATTTATTGATAATGATTTCCTTCGCGCACTTGAATATGGTATGCCACCAACATCGGGATTAGGTATTGGTATGGACAGGTTAATTATGTTCCTTACAAACAATCCTTCTATTCAGGAAGTATTGTTCTTCCCACAGATGAGGCCTGAGAAAAAACAGGTTGAACTTACGGAAGACGAGAAAGCGGTTGCAGAACTTCTTAAAGTAAGCGGACAACTTGCCCTTGATGCTCTTAAAACACAAGCTGGTTTAAGCGGTAAAAAATGGGATGCTGCAATGAAAGGCCTTTCTAAACACGGACTTGTAAAAGTTACCGTAGAAGGTGATAGCAAAACAGTTGAATTTAAAGGATAATATAATCCCTTATATATAGAAAAGGCTCCTGGTAGGGAGCCTTTCTTGTTTACTGTACATTGCAAAACCTATTCAAAAATAGCTTCTATCTTATTCTGCTGTCTTACTTTAAGCGCAAACTCACCAATGGCGATCAGCAGGAATATATTACCAAACAGCTGCATGTATAATGTAATCTTTTCACTTAGGCTGATGCAAACATCATTTACCTGCACCTGCATAAACACTTCATCATTAAACATAGCGGGCAAAAGCAATACAAGAAATAATGTAAAACTGGCAAAAGCATAGCTTTTAGTCTTATAATACACCTTAAAATCACTCCACAAACTGTGTCTGTATTTATATCCCTGAAGCCCTGTAAAACACAAAATAGTTATACCTATAAATAGACACAAAATATAATCTGAACTATCATAAAAAAATATACCCTGCTCCAGCAGTAACAGATAGGCCGAAAAGCCAAATAGTATATTAAAAATACTCTGATAACTATATGCCCTTTTAGACAGCGTATACCTTAAAGAAATCCCACTACAAATAATCAACAACACCGTTTGCATGCCATCTATAAAAGAATAGGCACTGGCAGACACCCCTGTAAAAGCCTCTAAAGCATCCTGCCTTACAAGGTGTATACCCAACAATAAAATAAGCGCATACAGAATTATTTTCTCTGCATTCTGCAATACATTTTTGCGGGCATCTATCTCGCGGTTTGTATATATAATTTTAGGTTCTATCCCCTCAGTATTGGCACCAATTATCTCTTTTGCAATAACAGTTTTCTGTTCACTAACAGAAATCTTTGTAATAACCCTCATACGATTGACTGATTTAACCACTGCAAAAGTAATTAATTATCAACTTATTTTTAATACTTTAGTTAGTAATCACACTATACAAAACGATAGCACATCGATACCTTGAAACCTATTAAAGACTGTAATTAAGATTGACTGACCAACGATAATTAGCTTCTACCCTGCCCCCTGTAAGATTTTGCGAGATAGGCAGCATGCCATTTACACCTACCGAAAACCGACCTGTTCCTGCTTCTATACCCAGCTTACCAAAAAGGATATCGCCTTTGGTATCGGGAACATCTTCGTTATACTGCCTGTTGGTTTCATACAACTCCCCGGCAAGTCCGGCCTGAGGGACGATCGCAAATTTTGGAGTATCTATCTCGTAAAAAAATGTACCTGAATAGTTAAACTGGTTTCCAAAACGATAATGATCGTTATTTTCGGTCTTCATGGCGTAATTAACCATCGTATTGAGTCCAATCGCTTTATGGCGGATAACGTATTCTGCTGCCATAAGATAATCCCAGCTGCCTGTACCCACCTGAAAGCTTGGGTTTACGCTCCCTTTATTTGCAGCATCGTAAGTACCTGTAGGTGCTTTTACCCCTGCACCTGCCTGAAGCGTATGTATAA
This region includes:
- a CDS encoding ribonuclease HII, which produces MLSLNFSGFKYETGTDEAGRGCLAGPVTAAAVILPEDFKLDLLNDSKQLSEKIREHLRPLIQEKALCYHVTNIEPEIIDEINILNASIKAMQECIVKLTPIPEYIIVDGNRFKPVNDIPHSCIIKGDGKYLSIAAASILAKTYRDDYMNMIHEEYPMYNWKKNKGYPTMEHREAIRKYGITKYHRKSFRLLPEQMEIDFGFDYSG
- a CDS encoding lysyl-tRNA synthetase — translated: MQLSEQEIIRREKLDALRNLGINPYPANLYPVDHTSKKVKEEFSEGRKVVVAGRLMSIRVQGKAAFAELQDSEGRIQVYVNRDEICPGEDKTLYNEVFKKLIDLGDFVGFKGELFTTQVGEKSIRVHELTLLSKTLRPLPMPKTDADGKVFDSFSDPELRYRQRYVDLVVNPQVKEVFVKRTKLFNAMRNFFNEKGYFEVETPVLQPIPGGAAARPFVTHHNSLDIPLYMRIANELYLKRLIVGGFDGVYEFSKNFRNEGMDRTHNPEFTAMEIYVAYKDYNWMMEFTENLLEYCAIEVNGTSDVIFGEHQVNFKAPYARVTMTDAIKQFTGFDITGKSEQEIYEAAKGMGIAVDDTMGKGKLIDEIFGEKCEGNFIQPTFITDYPKEMSPLCKEHRDNPELTERFELMICGKEIANAYSELNDPIDQRERFEAQLKLSERGDVEAAQFIDNDFLRALEYGMPPTSGLGIGMDRLIMFLTNNPSIQEVLFFPQMRPEKKQVELTEDEKAVAELLKVSGQLALDALKTQAGLSGKKWDAAMKGLSKHGLVKVTVEGDSKTVEFKG
- a CDS encoding octanoyltransferase encodes the protein MNKKVQFSDLGVKDYKETWEFQEKLFQDVLDIKIRNRREELTLETPNYLLFVEHPHVYTLGKSGDIENLLLNEKQLEVKGASFYKINRGGDITYHGPGQLVGYPILDLENFFTDIHKYLRFLEEVIILTLAEYGLNGVRSEGETGVWLDAGTPFARKICAMGVRASRWVTMHGFALNVNANLGYFDNIIPCGIKGKAVATLNAELGVEVVNEEEVKEKVLKHFAALFDAEILQKEKSLHL